GATGGTTTACACTGGTTCCCCGTGCAGGACCGTATCCTACAACTTTGGGTAGGGATTCTCCATTCACCAGGAATCTTAAAACTCCCTCCAGGTCCAGTAACTCATTGAGAATTTTCTCAGTGGTTTCTGGTTTCAGGCGCCTGTGAGGAAATATCTTCACATCAATGGCCTTGATTTGTTCCATCTTGATCACCTGAACATACTTTATATCTGGTCTTTTATTTCGCGAGCTCCATCAGCTATGTACTTGAGAGGCTCTTTGAAATATTCGATATCGCTGTATATGGTTCCTACCATTCCGGATGTCATTTCTGGGGAGAACATCTGGGTTCCGGCGTCCATACACATTGCTGCTGCTGTACATGGCACTGCAAATCCTTTACTGTGCCTGGTTACAACGTGGTTTCCGTGGAAGATACCTGGACCTCCTCCTCCATATATGGAGTGAGAGAAGAAGCTCATTCCCACACCGGTTCCTTCTACGCGACCGTAGTCCACACCGGGTAGGCTGGTTTCAAATTCGAGTATGTCATTGTAGTACAGTAGGGTGGATGCAACTCCCTGAGCTGCTCGAGAAGCACCGATATTCACGATAACGGAACTCATGAGTCCTGCTGCTGCGTATGCATTCCATAGTGCCCAGTCAACTGGTTCGTAGATGTTGTATCCTGATGGCATGGTTTTGGCCACTTTGATAACTCCGTCATCTACTGCTCTTTCTACCAGTGAGGTTACGACAGTTCCAACGGTTCCTTTACCATTTTGTTTAACCAGATCAAATACCAAATTGTTGGCGTTTAGGCCCTGGTAAGCTAATCCTAGAAGGTGGAATCTTTCAAATGCACCTATAGCATCACCCATTTCGAAGTTAGCTGTTTGTTCTAAGAGTGAAGATAGTGCTACTGCGTTTAAGGTGTTTTTCTTGGTTATGGCTACCACGTGGTTGGCCATGATGTTTCGCAGACCGTAACCCATACCTTCTAACATCTGTGGTGGGCCCAGTAAAGCGCTGACGTTAGCACCTGAGAAATCAACTGATTGTGGGTATTTACCTAAAACAGCGGTTTTAATGGCTGATGCATCGAACTTGTTCACATCGAAAGTGTCGATAATGGCCTGAACCACTGCTGATCCAGTGACCATGGTGGAAACTGTGTAGTCTCCAGCCATTTTTAGTCGCTGGGATGGTAATTGTACCAGAAGTTGTTCCCCTTTGTTGATGAATTTGAGGTTGAAGTCGTCTTCATCATCAATACGGATCATTTTTTCAATTTTTTCTGCCAGGATGTCGACGTTTTCTACAATAGGTAGTTTTAGTTCTCTTCCTGGAATAAAATTAGATTTACCACCGTAAGCTGCCTTTTCCAGTGATTTTTCAATCCCGGCTAAGTTGACTGCAACGGATCGCTTGACTTCCTGCACAATATTTTCTATTGTGGGGTTTAACATTGGACTTACTGCTTCTAAAGGGACATTGCTCTCTAAAAGCTTTCCATCTGCGCCATATAGGTCTATTTTGTCTTCATAGGTTGGCATAACGTTTACACCTCTTTAATTTTTTAATAGGGGGTTGAAGAAGAGACTGGCAAAGGTCTCTATCTTCGAATCTGTAGGGGGGAACGTGATTGGTGATAAAGGGATCTGAACGTTAAATTTTCCTTTCCTTCATATGTCCAGACCTATGGTGATAATGTAACTCTTAGTGATAATATTACTTTTAGTTATAAGGTAACCAACAATAATTTAATGACTCTTGGTTATTTAGTAACCAGCAGTAGAACTTATAAGGATTTCGGTTTGATTTTCCAGAGTTAAATATTGAAAAATTAGTAATAATCAAACCTGATTTAAAATGTAAATAATCTGTTAAAAATCATAAAATAGTATTACTGTAAAAAATCAGCTAATTTATTGAATAAATGGTTATACTCGAAAAATTAGTTTATATAATAAAAAATTAGTTTATAAGATAGTAATCTTAGGGTTAATTTATTTGGAATATTTAAAACTCATTCCGGCTCATAACTCATTATCATATGTCTGATCAGATTCTCTACATCTGTTACGAATTTTTCACGGTCAATTCCTCTTTTTTCCAGTATTTTCCGGTGGTCTGGGGGAATGTCAGACATGCTTTTAGAGATAGAGGATAATAATACTGCTGCTTCTGCGGGATCCACATCCGGACGAATTGTGCCATCATCTATGCCGGCCTGTACAGAGTTACACATAATTGTGAATCGTTCGATACGCATTTCATGGATACTGTTGAGATATTCGCTGGCACTTTTGAGTTCAGAAAGATCAAAATAGTGATTTTTTGATTTAAAAGATTTATAATCTTTAAAAGAGTCTTTGTAGGCTATTTCAAATCTTCCAGACTGAAAATAATTATAAATGCGGATATAGTCGGAATAATCTCTGTTAAAATCGTGATAAGCCATTCTAAATGCTGAAACTTTATCAATTCCAGAGTTGGCTTTCTTCACATCTTCCTTGATCATTGAATTTAATATCCGGGTCCCACGCAAAACAATGGCAAAAAAAAGTTCATCCTTGTTATCAAAGTAGAGATAAAGAGTGGCTTTACTCAGTTCAACTTCCTGGGCTATGTCATTCATGGAGACATCATCATAACCCCTGGATAAGAATAACTTCTCAGCAGCCTTGAATATGTCATTTCGCCGTTGTTCCTTTTCCCGTTCCCTCCGATCCTTGATGGACATAATTTCAACCCCTAAACAGTGGTTATCAAATAACCTTCAGTTAGTAAAACTATACTTTATTAATGGTTAATACTTTCCTTTTTAATTTAATTCTAAAACTATTTATATTCTAAAAAATTGTTTGTTTGAAAGACTATTTAATTCATGTTTAGAGTGTTAAATACGGGGATTACAAAATAAAAATATTAATTACACTTTATTTTTGTATAATACAGAAAATTAAGGCAAAATAATTAAAACAGCTAATATCATCAATTAATTTATTTAATTAAATTTTTATTTGATTACTCTTTAAATTATATTATTTTTAAATTTATTAATATAAACCCAATGCTTTAGCTAAAATAAGCACAGCCACCCCGATTATCCCACCAAAACCGGCCACAAGCATGGTGAGTATATTGATGGGGATTTTGAAAAAGGGAAGGATGTTCCAGATGAAGAGGAGTATCCATCCCAGTGCCATGTGCAACAGGATGCTCAGAGCAACCTTTCCCAGCTTTAACAGGATGCTGGCAAAGAATATGCCCACAACTAATAGGATTATTCCAATAATTACCAGGGTCAAGATTTCCATTAGGGGTTCCTCTTTAAATCATCCCAGATTTTCATCCTATTTTTATCCCCAAAGTTTAATATCAAATTATTTTTAATTCATTTCCTGCGGCATATCTCCTGATAACAAGCCGCCTGAATCCCGTAATTTTTAACCATACCGGCCATTTCTCTTTGGTCCATCTCTTTATCCTCAAAGGAAACAGCTTCCTCCTGGTACAGGCTGAAAGGAGATTCTCTTCCCAGGATGCGTATGCTGCCTTTGTGTAGCTTTAACCGGACCGTACCGGAGACCCGTCCCTGCATGTTGTCAATTAGCTGATCCAGATCTTCCCGTAGGGGTTCGTGCCATAATCCATTGTAGACCAGTTCGGAATAGGTTTGTGATACAATTTCAGAGAACTTCAACTCCTCCCTGGTTAAAACTAACTGGTCTAGGGCACGGTGAGCAGCGATTAACAGAACAGCACCAGGTGTTTCGTAGTTCTCCCTGGATTTTAAACCTATGATCCTGTCTTCCATAATGTCCACCCTGCCAATTCCATGAGTACCTGCAGTTTCATTGGCCCTCTGAATTATATCCAGGGGTCCCATGAGTTCTCCGTTGATTTCAGTGGGAACACCTTCTTCAAAGGATATCTCAATTATCTCTGCTTCATCAGGTGCATCCTCAGTGGAGCGAGTCCAGCTAAAGGCCTCTTCAGGGGTTTCCACCATGGGGTCCTCCAGGATGTCTCCTTCTATGGAACGGCCCCATAAATTCTCGTCTATACTGTAAAGTTTATCCGAAGGGAGGGGTATTCCATGGGACTGGGCATACTTAACTTCTTCAGTCCGGGTGAGGTTCAGATCCCGTATGGGGGCGATGACGTTGCAATCTGAGTGTGATCGGATTATAGACTCGAATCGGAACTGATCATTCCCTTTACCAGTGCAACCATG
The DNA window shown above is from Methanobacterium sp. and carries:
- the mcrB gene encoding coenzyme-B sulfoethylthiotransferase subunit beta, whose product is MPTYEDKIDLYGADGKLLESNVPLEAVSPMLNPTIENIVQEVKRSVAVNLAGIEKSLEKAAYGGKSNFIPGRELKLPIVENVDILAEKIEKMIRIDDEDDFNLKFINKGEQLLVQLPSQRLKMAGDYTVSTMVTGSAVVQAIIDTFDVNKFDASAIKTAVLGKYPQSVDFSGANVSALLGPPQMLEGMGYGLRNIMANHVVAITKKNTLNAVALSSLLEQTANFEMGDAIGAFERFHLLGLAYQGLNANNLVFDLVKQNGKGTVGTVVTSLVERAVDDGVIKVAKTMPSGYNIYEPVDWALWNAYAAAGLMSSVIVNIGASRAAQGVASTLLYYNDILEFETSLPGVDYGRVEGTGVGMSFFSHSIYGGGGPGIFHGNHVVTRHSKGFAVPCTAAAMCMDAGTQMFSPEMTSGMVGTIYSDIEYFKEPLKYIADGAREIKDQI
- a CDS encoding TetR/AcrR family transcriptional regulator; this translates as MSIKDRREREKEQRRNDIFKAAEKLFLSRGYDDVSMNDIAQEVELSKATLYLYFDNKDELFFAIVLRGTRILNSMIKEDVKKANSGIDKVSAFRMAYHDFNRDYSDYIRIYNYFQSGRFEIAYKDSFKDYKSFKSKNHYFDLSELKSASEYLNSIHEMRIERFTIMCNSVQAGIDDGTIRPDVDPAEAAVLLSSISKSMSDIPPDHRKILEKRGIDREKFVTDVENLIRHMIMSYEPE
- a CDS encoding pro-sigmaK processing inhibitor BofA family protein; the protein is MEILTLVIIGIILLVVGIFFASILLKLGKVALSILLHMALGWILLFIWNILPFFKIPINILTMLVAGFGGIIGVAVLILAKALGLY
- a CDS encoding argininosuccinate synthase translates to MEKVVLAFSGGLDTSVCIKLLEEEYDQKVITACVDVGQPEEEITRPAKLAGEMGLEHYTIDAKDEFAREFIFKAIKANAVYEGYPLSTALARPLIAIKIVELAEKVGAKAIAHGCTGKGNDQFRFESIIRSHSDCNVIAPIRDLNLTRTEEVKYAQSHGIPLPSDKLYSIDENLWGRSIEGDILEDPMVETPEEAFSWTRSTEDAPDEAEIIEISFEEGVPTEINGELMGPLDIIQRANETAGTHGIGRVDIMEDRIIGLKSRENYETPGAVLLIAAHRALDQLVLTREELKFSEIVSQTYSELVYNGLWHEPLREDLDQLIDNMQGRVSGTVRLKLHKGSIRILGRESPFSLYQEEAVSFEDKEMDQREMAGMVKNYGIQAACYQEICRRK